A region from the Lutra lutra chromosome 1, mLutLut1.2, whole genome shotgun sequence genome encodes:
- the ATRIP gene encoding ATR-interacting protein isoform X4: protein MAGTPAPSSRRRSGLPVPGPGPPPSTGHLPTKRARGFPAAAVPDPEDPFGAHGDFTADDLEELDTLASQALSQCPAAARDVSNVHKVPRLDGMSNTPAGKNREFVPVQDNFELEVLQAQYKELKEKMKAMEEEVLIKNGEIKILRDSLHQTESMLEEQRRSHFLLEQEKTQALGDKEREFSKKLQSLQSELQFKDAEMNELRTKLQSSERANKLAAPSIPHISPRKSPSVAVKPEACSPQFGKPSFPTKESFSANMSLPHPFQTEPGYKSLVGREVVENKSHCLGGDSIKQEESQKSLIDSWMQRSNTQGSILINLLLKQPLIPGSSLGLCHLLSSCSEAPTSTLLQPPGFGSTLTGISSLRTTGSRDGSFQPLLALREAQNLALTGLNLIARDEGSCDGDPAEGGRRAFPLCQLPGAVHLLPLVQFFIGLHCQALQDLAGAKRSGAPGDSPTRSSCVSSGGEASLEDSLCNLEGFSVASLSVLQHLVCHSGAVVHQLLSDAGVDSAAMEGNQSLVHRQDHGDMSSAPKGLASDQSQHPLLKMLLYLLTFSSSATGHLQPSVLSQCLTILVKLAENASFDFLPRFQCVFRVLPQCLSPESPLPSVLLTVELLSLLADHEKLAPQLCSRSEGCLLLLLYMYITSRPDKVASDTQWLQLEQEAVWLLAKLGVQGPSSPVTGSNCQCNVEAVRALTVVLHRQWLTVRRAGGPPRTDQQKRTVRCLRDTVLLLHGLSQKDKLFTVHCVEVLHQYDQVMPGVSMLIRGLPDVADCEVAEGARPGRGRD, encoded by the exons ATGGCTGGAACTCCCGCGCCGAGCAGCAGGAGGCGGAGCGGGCTCCCGGTGCCTGGCCCTGGCCCTCCGCCCAGCACCGGGCACCTTCCGACCAAGCGAGCCCGGGGCTTCCCTGCGGCCGCCGTCCCGGACCCCGAAGACCCGTTCGGCGCGCACGGGGATTTCACTGCGGACGACCTGGAGGAACTCGACACCCTCGCGTCGCAGGCCCTGAGCCAGTGCCCGGCCGCTGCTCGGGACGTGTCCA ATGTTCATAAGGTCCCCAGATTAGATGGAATGTCAAACACTCCTGCAGGGAAGAACAGAGAATTTGTTCCAGTTCAAGATAATTTTGAATTAGAGGTACTTCAGGCACAATACAAAGAACTTAAAGAAAAG ATGAAAGCAATGGAAGAAGAAGTCCtcattaaaaatggagaaataaaaattttgcgGGACTCACTGCATCAGACAGAATCCATGCTAGAGGAACAGAGAAGATCACATTTCCTTCTTGAGCAAGAGAAAACTCAAGCACTTGGTGACAAAGAAAGGGAATTTTCCAAaaag CTCCAATCACTGCAGTCTGAACTCCAGTTTAAAGATGCGGAGATGAATGAATTAAGGACAAAGCTTCAAAGCAGCGAACGAGCAAATAAATTGGCTGCTCCCTCTATTCCCCATATCAG TCCTAGGAAAAGCCCTTCTGTGGCTGTAAAGCCAGAAGCATGTTCTCCACAGTTTGGAAAACCATCTTTCCCTACAAAGGAGTCTTTTAGTGCTAACatgtcccttccccaccccttccagaCAGAGCCAGGATACAAGTCCCTGGTGGGCAGAGAGG TTGTGGAGAATAAGAGCCACTGTCTGGGAGGTGACTCCATAAAGCAAGAAGAATCCCAGAAAAGTCTTATTGACAGCTGGATGCAGAGATCAAACACTCAAG GTTCCATTTTGATAAACCTTCTCCTGAAGCAGcctttgatcccagggtcatccCTAGGTCTGTGCCACCTCCTGAGCAGTTGTTCTGAGGCTCCTACGAGTACCCTGCTGCAGCCCCCAGGGTTTGGCAG CACCTTGACTGGGATTTCAAGCCTGAGAACCACAGGTTCTCGCGATGGGTCATTTCAACCCCTCTTGGCTCTGAGGGAAGCACAGAACCTGGCACTCACTGGACTGAATCTCATTGCCCGGGATGAAGGCTCCTGTGATGGAGACCCAGCAGAGGGCGGCAGAAGGGCCTTCCCACTCTGCCAGCTTCCTGGAGCTGTGCATCTCCTCCCCCTGGTACAGTTCTTTATCGGCTTACACTGCCAGGCTCTGCAAGATTTGGCAGGAGCCAAGAGAAGTGGAGCGCCTGGGGACTCACCGACACGTTCCTCCTGTGTGAGCTCTGGGGGAGAGGCCAGCCTCGAGGACTCCCTTTGTAACCTGGAAGGCTTCTCTGTGGCATCCCTCAGTGTTCTTCAGCACCTGGTGTGCCACAGCGGAGCGGTCGTCCACCAATTACTGTCCGATGCAGGGGTGGATTCTGCTGCTATGGAAGGAAACCAGAGCCTGGTTCATAGACAAGATCATGGGGATATGTCCTCAGCCCCAAAGGGGCTTGCCAGTGACCAAAGCCAGCATCCACTACTGAAGATGCTTCTTTACCTGttgactttctcttcttcagCAACAGGTCACCTTCAACCCAGTGTCCTGAGCCAGTGTCTTACAATTTTGGTGAAATTAGCTGAAAATGCTTCCTTTGATTTCCTGCCCAG GTTCCAGTGTGTGTTCCGTGTGCTGCCACAGTGCCTCAGCCCCGAGAGCCCCCTGCCCAGTGTGCTGCTGACTGTAgagctcctctccctcctggcGGACCATGAGAAACTGGCGCCCCAGCTCTGTTCCCGCTCAG AAGGCTGTCTCCTCCTGCTGCTGTACATGTACATCACATCAAGGCCTGACAAAGTGGCCTCGGACACACAGTGGCTTCAGCTAGAACAAGAG GCTGTGTGGCTCCTGGCTAAGCTTGGTGTGCAgggcccctcctccccagtcACTGGCTCTAACTGCCAGTGCAACGTGGAG GCAGTCCGAGCACTCACGGTGGTGCTGCATAGACAGTGGCTGACAGTGCGGAGGGCCGGGGGACCACCGAGGACGGACCAGCAGAAGCGGACGGTGCGGTGCCTGCGGGACACGGTGCTGCTGCTGCACGGCCTGTCCCAGAAGGACAAGCTCTTCACTGTGCACTGTGTGGAGGTCCTGCATCAGTATGACCAGGTGATGCCAGGGGTCAGCATGCTGATTCGAGGGCTTCCTGACGTGGCAGACTGTGAAG TAGCTGAGGGAGCAAGGCCTGGGCGTGGAAGGGACTG A
- the ATRIP gene encoding ATR-interacting protein isoform X6, with protein MAGTPAPSSRRRSGLPVPGPGPPPSTGHLPTKRARGFPAAAVPDPEDPFGAHGDFTADDLEELDTLASQALSQCPAAARDVSNVHKVPRLDGMSNTPAGKNREFVPVQDNFELEVLQAQYKELKEKMKAMEEEVLIKNGEIKILRDSLHQTESMLEEQRRSHFLLEQEKTQALGDKEREFSKKLQSLQSELQFKDAEMNELRTKLQSSERANKLAAPSIPHISPRKSPSVAVKPEACSPQFGKPSFPTKESFSANMSLPHPFQTEPGYKSLVGREVVENKSHCLGGDSIKQEESQKSLIDSWMQRSNTQGSILINLLLKQPLIPGSSLGLCHLLSSCSEAPTSTLLQPPGFGSTLTGISSLRTTGSRDGSFQPLLALREAQNLALTGLNLIARDEGSCDGDPAEGGRRAFPLCQLPGAVHLLPLVQFFIGLHCQALQDLAGAKRSGAPGDSPTRSSCVSSGGEASLEDSLCNLEGFSVASLSVLQHLVCHSGAVVHQLLSDAGVDSAAMEGNQSLVHRQDHGDMSSAPKGLASDQSQHPLLKMLLYLLTFSSSATGHLQPSVLSQCLTILVKLAENASFDFLPRFQCVFRVLPQCLSPESPLPSVLLTVELLSLLADHEKLAPQLCSRSEGCLLLLLYMYITSRPDKVASDTQWLQLEQEAVWLLAKLGVQGPSSPVTGSNCQCNVEAVRALTVVLHRQWLTVRRAGGPPRTDQQKRTVRCLRDTVLLLHGLSQKDKLFTVHCVEVLHQYDQVMPGVSMLIRGLPDVADCEAEGARPGRGRD; from the exons ATGGCTGGAACTCCCGCGCCGAGCAGCAGGAGGCGGAGCGGGCTCCCGGTGCCTGGCCCTGGCCCTCCGCCCAGCACCGGGCACCTTCCGACCAAGCGAGCCCGGGGCTTCCCTGCGGCCGCCGTCCCGGACCCCGAAGACCCGTTCGGCGCGCACGGGGATTTCACTGCGGACGACCTGGAGGAACTCGACACCCTCGCGTCGCAGGCCCTGAGCCAGTGCCCGGCCGCTGCTCGGGACGTGTCCA ATGTTCATAAGGTCCCCAGATTAGATGGAATGTCAAACACTCCTGCAGGGAAGAACAGAGAATTTGTTCCAGTTCAAGATAATTTTGAATTAGAGGTACTTCAGGCACAATACAAAGAACTTAAAGAAAAG ATGAAAGCAATGGAAGAAGAAGTCCtcattaaaaatggagaaataaaaattttgcgGGACTCACTGCATCAGACAGAATCCATGCTAGAGGAACAGAGAAGATCACATTTCCTTCTTGAGCAAGAGAAAACTCAAGCACTTGGTGACAAAGAAAGGGAATTTTCCAAaaag CTCCAATCACTGCAGTCTGAACTCCAGTTTAAAGATGCGGAGATGAATGAATTAAGGACAAAGCTTCAAAGCAGCGAACGAGCAAATAAATTGGCTGCTCCCTCTATTCCCCATATCAG TCCTAGGAAAAGCCCTTCTGTGGCTGTAAAGCCAGAAGCATGTTCTCCACAGTTTGGAAAACCATCTTTCCCTACAAAGGAGTCTTTTAGTGCTAACatgtcccttccccaccccttccagaCAGAGCCAGGATACAAGTCCCTGGTGGGCAGAGAGG TTGTGGAGAATAAGAGCCACTGTCTGGGAGGTGACTCCATAAAGCAAGAAGAATCCCAGAAAAGTCTTATTGACAGCTGGATGCAGAGATCAAACACTCAAG GTTCCATTTTGATAAACCTTCTCCTGAAGCAGcctttgatcccagggtcatccCTAGGTCTGTGCCACCTCCTGAGCAGTTGTTCTGAGGCTCCTACGAGTACCCTGCTGCAGCCCCCAGGGTTTGGCAG CACCTTGACTGGGATTTCAAGCCTGAGAACCACAGGTTCTCGCGATGGGTCATTTCAACCCCTCTTGGCTCTGAGGGAAGCACAGAACCTGGCACTCACTGGACTGAATCTCATTGCCCGGGATGAAGGCTCCTGTGATGGAGACCCAGCAGAGGGCGGCAGAAGGGCCTTCCCACTCTGCCAGCTTCCTGGAGCTGTGCATCTCCTCCCCCTGGTACAGTTCTTTATCGGCTTACACTGCCAGGCTCTGCAAGATTTGGCAGGAGCCAAGAGAAGTGGAGCGCCTGGGGACTCACCGACACGTTCCTCCTGTGTGAGCTCTGGGGGAGAGGCCAGCCTCGAGGACTCCCTTTGTAACCTGGAAGGCTTCTCTGTGGCATCCCTCAGTGTTCTTCAGCACCTGGTGTGCCACAGCGGAGCGGTCGTCCACCAATTACTGTCCGATGCAGGGGTGGATTCTGCTGCTATGGAAGGAAACCAGAGCCTGGTTCATAGACAAGATCATGGGGATATGTCCTCAGCCCCAAAGGGGCTTGCCAGTGACCAAAGCCAGCATCCACTACTGAAGATGCTTCTTTACCTGttgactttctcttcttcagCAACAGGTCACCTTCAACCCAGTGTCCTGAGCCAGTGTCTTACAATTTTGGTGAAATTAGCTGAAAATGCTTCCTTTGATTTCCTGCCCAG GTTCCAGTGTGTGTTCCGTGTGCTGCCACAGTGCCTCAGCCCCGAGAGCCCCCTGCCCAGTGTGCTGCTGACTGTAgagctcctctccctcctggcGGACCATGAGAAACTGGCGCCCCAGCTCTGTTCCCGCTCAG AAGGCTGTCTCCTCCTGCTGCTGTACATGTACATCACATCAAGGCCTGACAAAGTGGCCTCGGACACACAGTGGCTTCAGCTAGAACAAGAG GCTGTGTGGCTCCTGGCTAAGCTTGGTGTGCAgggcccctcctccccagtcACTGGCTCTAACTGCCAGTGCAACGTGGAG GCAGTCCGAGCACTCACGGTGGTGCTGCATAGACAGTGGCTGACAGTGCGGAGGGCCGGGGGACCACCGAGGACGGACCAGCAGAAGCGGACGGTGCGGTGCCTGCGGGACACGGTGCTGCTGCTGCACGGCCTGTCCCAGAAGGACAAGCTCTTCACTGTGCACTGTGTGGAGGTCCTGCATCAGTATGACCAGGTGATGCCAGGGGTCAGCATGCTGATTCGAGGGCTTCCTGACGTGGCAGACTGTGAAG CTGAGGGAGCAAGGCCTGGGCGTGGAAGGGACTG A